From a region of the Myxococcus stipitatus genome:
- a CDS encoding DUF4136 domain-containing protein has product MRLLSRLAPLLLASMFAACSTIDVKTNYDPGAVQQLDSFKTYAWLPPPTGGDKNVYNPIIGAEVQKATDQALQSRGYQKVSPESNPDFLVGWHGAINQKLEADTVNNYYGYPYDPAWDPFFAGPVGMTVPETYVREYEEGTLLLDIVDASSKKLVWRGRAKSELKENASPEDQQKRISKAVSKMLADFPPKPKKK; this is encoded by the coding sequence ATGCGGCTGCTGTCCCGACTCGCTCCCCTGCTGCTCGCGTCGATGTTCGCGGCCTGTTCGACCATCGACGTGAAGACCAACTACGACCCGGGCGCCGTCCAGCAGCTCGACAGTTTCAAGACCTACGCCTGGCTGCCGCCGCCTACCGGGGGAGACAAGAACGTCTACAACCCCATCATCGGCGCGGAGGTCCAGAAGGCCACCGACCAGGCCCTCCAGTCGCGCGGCTACCAGAAGGTGTCGCCGGAATCGAACCCGGACTTCCTCGTCGGCTGGCACGGCGCCATCAACCAGAAGCTCGAGGCGGACACCGTCAACAACTACTACGGCTATCCGTACGACCCGGCGTGGGACCCGTTCTTCGCGGGGCCGGTCGGGATGACGGTGCCGGAGACGTACGTGCGCGAGTACGAGGAGGGCACGCTGCTGCTCGACATCGTGGACGCGTCCTCGAAGAAGCTCGTCTGGCGCGGCAGGGCGAAGTCGGAGCTCAAGGAGAACGCGAGCCCCGAGGATCAGCAGAAGAGGATCTCCAAGGCCGTCTCGAAGATGCTGGCGGACTTCCCGCCCAAGCCGAAGAAGAAGTGA